The Bradyrhizobium sp. CCGB01 genome segment TCAAGACAATCGCCCTTCGCGGCCTGCTGGCCCTTGCAATCTCGCTCGCCGCGCTGACTGCACGCGATGCCGGAGCGGCCGAGACCGCCGCGCCCTCCATTGCGATTCACTTCACCTTCGACCGCCCAATCGACGCGAGCATGGCGCCGTTCTTCATTGCCGCAAAGGACGGCAATTTCGGCGCCGAGCGTCTCAACGTCTCCTTCAACAGCGCGGCCGGATCGCCCGACGCGCTCGCACGCGTCGCCAAAGGCGACAGCGAGCTCGCGCTCGTCGACATCAACGAGCTGATGCGTTTTCGCGACAAGGACGATGCCGCGCAAATCAAGGCGGTGTTCGTGCTGTTCAACCGCGCGCCCTATGCAATCGTTGCGCGCCGGAGCCGCGGCATCCACTTGCTGCCCGATCTCGACGGCAAGACCGTCGGCGTTGCCGACGGCGATCTGTCGATGCGGCTGTGGCCGGCGCTCGCGCAGCAGAACGGCATCAACTCGTCGCATGTGAAATTCCACAAGATCAGTGCTGCGGTCCGCGAGCCGCTCCTCTCCGCGGGCCAGGTCGATGCGGTCGCGGGCTTCAGCTATCTCTCGGCGGTGAACCTGCGCGACCGCGGCGTGCCCGGTGGCGACCTCGTGGTACTCCGCTATGCCGACTATGGCTGCGAGGCCTACGGCTTCGCCGTGGTAGCCAACCCCGCTTTCGCCGCCGCGAAGCCCGACGCAGTGAAGGGATTCGTCCGCGCATTGATCGCCGGCGTCAACGCGTCCGTCAAAGAGCCGGCGCGCGCGGCGGGCGAGGCCGCGAGCCGGATCGACGACGGCGACCGCGACCTCGAGCTGGAACGCCTGCGCAGCACGCTCATCGACAACATCCTGACCGAAGAGGTCAAGCGCAACGGCCTCGGCGGCATCGACCCGGCGCGCCTGGAGCGCTCGATCGATCAGCTCGCGCAGGACTTCAAATTCCGCAAACGGCCCGCGGCCGGCGAAATCTTCGACGACCGGTTCCTGCCGCCGGTCGCGGGGCGGCTGATCAACTGAGCAAAACCGACAGCTTCCGCTGTATCTCGCGGGCGACCCTGCTTAGAATACGGGCTCACCTTTGACTCAAGAGCCCGAGTTCTTCGCCCGCATGCCCATCCTCCGCCTCTACACCCGCGTTCTCGAACTGCTCGGCAAGGAGGCGCGGCTGGGCTGGTTGCTGGCGTTTGCCAATCTCCTGCTGGCCGCCTCGCAATTCGCGGAACCCGTGCTGTTCGGCCGGATCGTCGACGTGCTCTCCGGCAAGACGGTCGCCGGATCGAACTCGGCCTGGCCGTTCCTGATGGCCTGGGTGGCGTTCGGGCTGTTCACCATCGTCTGCAGCGCGCTCGTGGCGCTGCAGGCCGACCGGCTCTCCCACCGCCAGCGCCAGGCGGTGCTGACCGACTATTTCGAGCACATCCTGCAACTGCCGCTGACCTTCCATTCCGGCACCCATTCGGGCCGGCTGATGAAGGTGATGCTCAACGGCACCGATGCGCTATGGCGGCTCTGGCTCGGCTTCTTCCGCGAGCACTTTGCCGCGATCCTGTCGGTCGTGGTGCTGCTGCCGCTGTCGCTCTACCTGAACTGGCGGCTCGCGATCCTGCTGTTCGTGCTCTGCATCGTCTTCACGGCGCTGACGACCTTCGTCGTGCGCAGGACCTTCGGCATGCAGATGGAGGTCGAGGAGCACTACAGCGAGCTCTCCGCGCGCGCCTCCGACGCGCTCGGCAACGTCGCGCTGGTGCAGAGCTTTGTCCGTGTCGAATCCGAGGTGAAGGGACTGCGTTCCGTCGCCGACGATCTGCTGGCCGCGCAGATGCCGGTGCTGTCATGGTGGGCGCTCGTCACCGTCATCACCCGCGCCTCCACCACCATCACGGTGCTCGCGATCTTCTCGCTCGGCATCGCGTTGCACGACCAGGGGCTCACCACCGTCGGCGAGATCGTGATGTTCGTGAGCTTCGCGACCATGCTGATCCAGAAGCTCGAGCAGGTCGTCAGCTTCATCAACAACGTGTTCATGGAAGCCCCGCGCCTGCGCGAATTCTTCAACGTGCTCGATGCGGTGCCCGCGGTGCACGACCGCCCCGACGCAATCGATGCGGGGCGGCTCTCCGGCCTCGTCGAATTCAACGACGTCACCTTCTCCTATGACGGCAAGCGCCCGGCGATCGAGGACCTCTCCTTCACCGCGCTGCCCGGCCAGACCATCGCGCTGGTCGGCCCGACCGGCGCCGGCAAGTCGACCGCGATCGCGCTGTTGCATCGCGCCTTCGATCCGCAATCCGGCTTCATCAGGATCGACGGCATGGATGTGCGCGGCGTGACGCTGACGTCGCTGCGGCGGAACATCGGCGTGGTGTTCCAGGAAGCGCTGCTGTTCAACCGCTCGATCGAGGAAAATCTGCGCGTCGGCAAACCGGATGCGACCGAGGCCGAGATGCGCAAGGCCGCCGAGCGCGCGCAGGCGCTCGAATTCATCGAACGCAGCGGCGGCTTCGCGACCAATGCCGGCGAGCGCGGCCGCATGCTCTCCGGCGGCGAGCGCCAGCGGCTGTCGATCGCCCGCGCGCTGCTGAAGGATCCGCCGATCCTGATCCTGGACGAGGCCACCAGTGCACTCGACGCCGTCACCGAGGCCAAGGTGAACGCCGCTCTCGACGAAGTGATGAAGGGACGCACCACGTTCGTGATCGCCCACCGCCTCTCCACCATCCGCAATGCCACGCGGATCCTGGTGTTCGAGAACGGCCGCGTGATCGAAAGCGGAACTTTCGATGAACTCGTGGCCAAAGGCGGCCATTTCGCCGAGCTCGCCAGGGCCCAGTTCATGGTTCATGAGAATACACGGGCCAGCGTGACGGCCGCTGAGGCTGCCGCGACTGCGGCCAAATCCCCCTAGCAAGTCCCCGCAGCACCGTCGAAATTCGGCCTATTTCATTGCGGAATACCGCACCGAAGCCCCTATTCTCGACGCAACAGCCGGTATAGGTTTGCGACGCCGCAAGCGGCGGCGCCGGATTTCAGAACCGAACATCAGATCACGAGAGCCGACCGTATCAGGCGGGTCTCCAAGGACCGGAATCGGATAGTGCACGCCCTTCGCCCGCTGCTTCGCAAGTCCCTGTTCAATCTGTTCGCTGCGGCCCTCGCATGCACCGCGCTGCTTGCGCCGCGCACGGCGAACGCAGAAGCACTGCTGCTGATCGAAGCCGACAGCGGCAAGGTGCTGCAGGCGGAGAACGCGACCATTCCCTGGTATCCGGCCTCCGTCACCAAGATCATGACCGCCTATGTGACGCTGAAGGCGGTGAAGGACGGCAGGCTCACGCTCGATACGCTGCTCACGGTGTCGCCGACGGCCGCATCGCAGTCGCCGTCGAAGATGGGGTTCCGTCCGGGAACGCAGCTCACCGTCGACAACGCGCTGAAGATGATGATGGTGAAGTCGGCGAACGACATGGCCGTGGTGCTCGCCGAAGGCGTCGGCGGCTCGATCGACGGCTTCTCGGCGATGATGAACGACACCGCCGCAAGGCTCGGCATGACGCAGACGAGCTACGTCAATCCGAACGGCCTGCCCGCCGACGGCCAGATCACGTCGGCCCGCGACCTCGGCATTCTCGCGCGCTCGTTCCTGCGCGACCTGCCGGAATACGAGTACTTCGTGCACATCCCGGCGATCCGCTTCGGCAAGCGCGTCACCGGCAATTTCAACAAGCTGATCGGCCGCTATCCCGGCGCCGACGGTTTTAAGACCGGCTTCATCTGCGCCTCCGGCTACAACCTGGTGGCGTCGGCGACGCGCAACGGCCGCCGGCTGATCGCCGTCGTGCTCGGCGCCAATTCCGGCACCGCGCGCGCGGTGAAGGCGGCGCAGCTGCTCGAGCGCGGCTTCAGCCAGGACAATCTCACCTGGCTGCGCCCCTCGCTCGGCACCGTCGACAGGCTGGTACCGGTCGACGCCTCACCGCCGAACCTGCGCGAGGACATGTGCGGCGGTCATCGCAAGCGGCCGGCCAGCGACGATGACGACGCGCTGATCGCCACCAATGGCGGCACGTCCGGGTCGGCTTCCGCCACCGGCGGCGAAGCCCAGGTCAGCTTCTTCACGGCGGGCCTTCAGCCGCCGCTGATGAAGGCCTCCGAGCTGATGGCCACCGCTCCCGCTGCGGCCGAACCCGTGCTGGTCTATACCGGCCCGACCCGCACCGGCACCGCCCTGATCGCGGCAGTCGCGGCCGATGCCGACCAGCAGGCCACGCCAAAGCCGCGTGGCAAGAAGTCGCGCGTCGCCAGGAAGCCGGACGCAGCTGACAAGCCGAAAGACGCGGGCACCAAGACGGCGGCGAAGCCGGATGCCAAATCCGGCGCCAAGGGCGATACCAAGAGCGACACCAAGACCGCGGCCAAACCGGCCGGGGCCAGGCACGCTGCAGCAAAGCCTGATGCAGCCGCGAAGCCCGCTGCGAGCGGCGAGCCGGCGGCCAAGCCCGCCAAGCCCAAGGCCGCGACCAAGCCTGCCGCCAAGCCGGCCAACAACAGTTAACGCCCTTGCGGCCAAAACCGCCCCGCGCTTCGCACTTGCGGCAGCGCGGTTTGCGACGATTCCAGTAGCCACTCCCTGACCTTTGTCCTAAGCCTCGACCGGCTTGCCACCCGTTCCGGCAGGCTCGATACTGCCGGCAATGAGGCAAGCCCGAGACACAACGGGCTCTGGCAAATGAGGGGAGTTTTCCATGGAGCGCATCTGGCTCAAGCAATATCCGCCCGGCGTGCCCGCTGATATCGAGCCGACCCAATACGCATCGCTGGTCAACCTCTTGGAGGAGAGCTTCTCCAAATTCGCCGACCGCAAGGCGTTCATCTGCATGGACAAGGCGATCACCTATCGCGACCTCGACCAGATGTCGCTGGCGCTCGCGGCTTACTTGCAGGGTCGCGGTCTCCAGCGCGGCGCGCGCGTCGCGATCATGATGCCGAACGTGCTGCAATATCCGGTCGCCACCGCCGCCGTGCTGCGTGCCGGTTTCGCGGTGGTCAACGTCAACCCGCTCTACACGCCGCGCGAGCTCGAGCACCAGCTCAAGGATTCCGGCGCCGAAGCCATCATCGTGCTGGAGAATTTTGCCCACACGGTCGAGCAGGTGATCGCGAAGACACAAGTCAAGCATGTCATCGTCGGCAGCATGGGCGATCTGCTCGGCTTCAAGGGCGTGATCGTCAACCTGGTCGTCCGCCGCGTGAAGAAGATGGTGCCGGCCTGGTCGCTGCCGGGCGCGGTGTCTTTCAACGACGCGGTATCGGCCGGCCGCAGCATGACGTTCAACAAGCCAAAACTGTCGCCGGGCGACGTCGCCTTCCTGCAATATACCGGCGGCACCACCGGCGTCTCCAAGGGCGCCACCCTGCTCCACCGCAACATCGTCGCCAACGTCCTGCAAAACGACGCGTGGCTTCAGCCGGCGATGGCCGCACCTCCGCATGTCGATCAGCTCATGATCGTCTGCGCGCTGCCGCTCTATCACATCTTCGCGCTGACGGCCTGCTACCTGCTCGCGGTGCGCGCTGGCGGCTGCAATCTGCTGATCCCCAATCCGCGCGACATCGCGGGCTTCATCAAGGAGCTGGCGAAGTACCAGGTCAACAGCTTCCCGGCGGTGAACACGCTCTACAACGGGCTGATGCACCATCCCGACTTCAAGAAGCTCGACTTCTCCAAGCTGAAGATTTCGAACGGCGGCGGCATGGCGGTGCAGCGCCCGGTGGCCGAACAGTGGAAGGCCGTGACCGGCTGCTTCATCGCCGAAGGCTACGGCCTGTCGGAGACCTCGCCGACGCTGACCTGCAATCCGGCGACCACGACCGAGTTCTCGGGCTCGATCGGCATCCCCGTGCCCTCGACCTGGATCTCGATCCGTGACGATGACGGCAACGAGCTGCCGCTCGGCCAGCCCGGCGAGATCTGCGCCAAGGGCCCGCAGGTGATGTCGGGCTATTGGAACAGGCCGGAAGAGACCGCGAAGGTGATGACCGCGGACGGCTATTTCCGCACCGGCGATATCGGCGTGATGGACGAGAAGGGATACACCAAGATCGTGGACCGCAAGAAGGACATGATCCTGGTCTCCGGCTTCAACGTCTATCCGAACGAGATCGAGGAAGTGATCGCGAGCAATCCGGGCGTGCTCGAATGCGCCGTGATCGGCATCCCCGATTCCAAGTCGGGCGAGGCGGTGAAGGCGTTCGTGGTCAAGAAGGACCCGAACCTCACGGCGGAAGCCGTGATCAAGTTCTGCCAGGAGCAGCTCACCGGCTACAAGGTGCCCAAGCACATCGAATTCCGCACCGACCTGCCGAAGACCAATGTCGGCAAGATCCTGCGCCGGCAGCTCCGCGACGAGAAGAAGGCGGAGGCGGCGTAAGCCGCGCCTCTGGTTCATGACTGACGAGGCCAATATCAGCCCGGCCGGCATTCTCGCCTTCTGGCGCGAGGCCGGCCGCGAACGCTGGTACGAGCGGGACGACGCTTTCGACGCGGAGGTCAGGCTCCGTTTTCTTCCGC includes the following:
- a CDS encoding ABC transporter substrate-binding protein, whose product is MFAFKTIALRGLLALAISLAALTARDAGAAETAAPSIAIHFTFDRPIDASMAPFFIAAKDGNFGAERLNVSFNSAAGSPDALARVAKGDSELALVDINELMRFRDKDDAAQIKAVFVLFNRAPYAIVARRSRGIHLLPDLDGKTVGVADGDLSMRLWPALAQQNGINSSHVKFHKISAAVREPLLSAGQVDAVAGFSYLSAVNLRDRGVPGGDLVVLRYADYGCEAYGFAVVANPAFAAAKPDAVKGFVRALIAGVNASVKEPARAAGEAASRIDDGDRDLELERLRSTLIDNILTEEVKRNGLGGIDPARLERSIDQLAQDFKFRKRPAAGEIFDDRFLPPVAGRLIN
- a CDS encoding glucan ABC transporter ATP-binding protein/ permease, with protein sequence MPILRLYTRVLELLGKEARLGWLLAFANLLLAASQFAEPVLFGRIVDVLSGKTVAGSNSAWPFLMAWVAFGLFTIVCSALVALQADRLSHRQRQAVLTDYFEHILQLPLTFHSGTHSGRLMKVMLNGTDALWRLWLGFFREHFAAILSVVVLLPLSLYLNWRLAILLFVLCIVFTALTTFVVRRTFGMQMEVEEHYSELSARASDALGNVALVQSFVRVESEVKGLRSVADDLLAAQMPVLSWWALVTVITRASTTITVLAIFSLGIALHDQGLTTVGEIVMFVSFATMLIQKLEQVVSFINNVFMEAPRLREFFNVLDAVPAVHDRPDAIDAGRLSGLVEFNDVTFSYDGKRPAIEDLSFTALPGQTIALVGPTGAGKSTAIALLHRAFDPQSGFIRIDGMDVRGVTLTSLRRNIGVVFQEALLFNRSIEENLRVGKPDATEAEMRKAAERAQALEFIERSGGFATNAGERGRMLSGGERQRLSIARALLKDPPILILDEATSALDAVTEAKVNAALDEVMKGRTTFVIAHRLSTIRNATRILVFENGRVIESGTFDELVAKGGHFAELARAQFMVHENTRASVTAAEAAATAAKSP
- a CDS encoding D-alanyl-D-alanine carboxypeptidase family protein translates to MHALRPLLRKSLFNLFAAALACTALLAPRTANAEALLLIEADSGKVLQAENATIPWYPASVTKIMTAYVTLKAVKDGRLTLDTLLTVSPTAASQSPSKMGFRPGTQLTVDNALKMMMVKSANDMAVVLAEGVGGSIDGFSAMMNDTAARLGMTQTSYVNPNGLPADGQITSARDLGILARSFLRDLPEYEYFVHIPAIRFGKRVTGNFNKLIGRYPGADGFKTGFICASGYNLVASATRNGRRLIAVVLGANSGTARAVKAAQLLERGFSQDNLTWLRPSLGTVDRLVPVDASPPNLREDMCGGHRKRPASDDDDALIATNGGTSGSASATGGEAQVSFFTAGLQPPLMKASELMATAPAAAEPVLVYTGPTRTGTALIAAVAADADQQATPKPRGKKSRVARKPDAADKPKDAGTKTAAKPDAKSGAKGDTKSDTKTAAKPAGARHAAAKPDAAAKPAASGEPAAKPAKPKAATKPAAKPANNS
- a CDS encoding long-chain fatty acid--CoA ligase, with amino-acid sequence MERIWLKQYPPGVPADIEPTQYASLVNLLEESFSKFADRKAFICMDKAITYRDLDQMSLALAAYLQGRGLQRGARVAIMMPNVLQYPVATAAVLRAGFAVVNVNPLYTPRELEHQLKDSGAEAIIVLENFAHTVEQVIAKTQVKHVIVGSMGDLLGFKGVIVNLVVRRVKKMVPAWSLPGAVSFNDAVSAGRSMTFNKPKLSPGDVAFLQYTGGTTGVSKGATLLHRNIVANVLQNDAWLQPAMAAPPHVDQLMIVCALPLYHIFALTACYLLAVRAGGCNLLIPNPRDIAGFIKELAKYQVNSFPAVNTLYNGLMHHPDFKKLDFSKLKISNGGGMAVQRPVAEQWKAVTGCFIAEGYGLSETSPTLTCNPATTTEFSGSIGIPVPSTWISIRDDDGNELPLGQPGEICAKGPQVMSGYWNRPEETAKVMTADGYFRTGDIGVMDEKGYTKIVDRKKDMILVSGFNVYPNEIEEVIASNPGVLECAVIGIPDSKSGEAVKAFVVKKDPNLTAEAVIKFCQEQLTGYKVPKHIEFRTDLPKTNVGKILRRQLRDEKKAEAA